The following are from one region of the Tenacibaculum dicentrarchi genome:
- the nqrF gene encoding NADH:ubiquinone reductase (Na(+)-transporting) subunit F yields the protein MFLEVSTGGTVAVTVISFLIILLILVGLLLFVKQKLAPSGPVKITINGDKVIEVASGGTLLSTLGNEKIFLPSACGGGGSCVQCECHVNSGGGEALPTETPHFTRKELAHGVRLSCQVKVKQDMDISIPEEIFGIKKWEAVVVRNYNVATFIKEFVVEIPEDMGYKAGGYIQIEIPACEVNYADMDITAHPEEHDTPDKFEGEWNKFGLRPLVMKNEETVERAYSMASYPAEGREIMLNVRIATPPFDRVKGGWMDVNPGVASSYIFNLKKGDKCVISGPYGEFFINESDAEMLYVGGGAGMAPMRSHLYHLFRTLKTGRKVTYWYGGRSKAELFYVEHFRALERDFPNFKFFIALSDPTEADNWKVKADVNDEAGDGFTGFIHQVVINEYLSKHEAPEDLELYFCGPPLMNNAVQKMGEDFGLADENIRFDDFGG from the coding sequence ATGTTTTTAGAAGTAAGTACAGGAGGTACGGTAGCTGTAACAGTTATATCATTTTTAATAATTCTATTAATTTTAGTAGGGTTGTTATTATTTGTTAAGCAAAAATTAGCACCATCAGGACCCGTAAAAATCACTATTAATGGTGATAAAGTAATTGAAGTAGCATCAGGAGGTACATTATTATCTACCTTAGGTAACGAAAAGATTTTTTTACCATCAGCTTGTGGTGGTGGTGGTTCTTGTGTACAGTGTGAGTGTCATGTAAATTCTGGTGGAGGTGAAGCTTTACCAACAGAAACACCTCATTTTACACGTAAAGAATTAGCACACGGAGTTCGTTTATCTTGTCAAGTAAAAGTAAAACAAGATATGGATATTTCTATTCCTGAAGAAATTTTTGGAATTAAGAAATGGGAAGCAGTAGTTGTAAGAAATTACAATGTTGCAACTTTTATTAAGGAATTTGTAGTTGAAATTCCTGAAGATATGGGTTACAAAGCAGGTGGATATATTCAAATTGAAATTCCAGCTTGTGAGGTAAACTATGCTGATATGGATATTACTGCCCATCCAGAAGAACACGATACTCCTGATAAGTTTGAAGGAGAATGGAATAAATTTGGTTTAAGACCATTAGTAATGAAAAATGAAGAAACTGTAGAACGTGCTTATTCAATGGCTTCTTACCCTGCTGAAGGAAGAGAAATCATGTTAAATGTACGTATTGCAACACCTCCTTTTGATAGAGTGAAAGGTGGATGGATGGATGTAAATCCTGGAGTTGCTTCTTCATATATTTTCAACTTAAAGAAAGGAGATAAATGTGTTATTTCTGGTCCTTATGGTGAATTCTTTATTAATGAATCTGATGCTGAAATGTTATATGTAGGTGGTGGAGCAGGTATGGCACCAATGCGTTCACACTTATATCACTTATTCAGAACATTAAAAACTGGTAGAAAAGTAACTTACTGGTATGGTGGTCGTTCAAAAGCTGAATTATTCTATGTAGAACACTTTAGAGCTTTAGAAAGAGATTTCCCTAACTTTAAATTCTTTATTGCATTATCTGACCCAACAGAAGCAGATAACTGGAAAGTTAAAGCTGATGTTAATGATGAAGCAGGAGATGGGTTTACAGGATTTATTCACCAAGTGGTAATTAACGAATATTTATCGAAACATGAAGCACCAGAAGACTTAGAATTATATTTCTGTGGTCCACCATTAATGAACAACGCTGTTCAAAAAATGGGTGAAGATTTTGGTCTTGCTGATGAAAATATCCGATTTGATGATTTTGGAGGATAA
- the nqrE gene encoding NADH:ubiquinone reductase (Na(+)-transporting) subunit E, with protein MEHLELFFKSIFIDNMVFAVFLGMCSYLAVSKKVATAVGLGAAVIFVLAVTVPVNWLLDQYLLQPGALSWLGAEYEGYDLSFLSFIMFIATIATMVQLVEIIVEKFAPALYNSLGIFLPLIAVNCAILGGSLFMQSREIPTLGLSLTYGVGSGIGWFLAILAIAAIREKIRYSSVPPALRGLGITFIVTGLMGIGFLSFGGMLTGGEEEAKAEEAPKAEIKIEKKEEAKQQAEKLADNTKKIIE; from the coding sequence ATGGAACATTTAGAATTATTTTTCAAGTCAATATTTATTGATAACATGGTATTTGCAGTTTTCTTAGGAATGTGCTCTTACTTAGCTGTATCTAAAAAAGTAGCTACTGCCGTTGGTTTAGGAGCTGCTGTAATTTTTGTATTGGCTGTTACAGTACCTGTTAACTGGTTATTAGATCAATATTTATTACAACCAGGAGCATTATCATGGTTAGGAGCAGAATATGAAGGTTACGATTTAAGTTTCTTATCATTTATTATGTTTATTGCAACTATTGCAACAATGGTACAATTGGTAGAAATTATTGTAGAAAAATTTGCACCAGCATTATATAACTCTTTAGGTATTTTCTTACCATTAATTGCCGTAAACTGTGCAATTTTAGGAGGGTCGTTATTTATGCAATCTCGTGAAATTCCTACATTAGGATTATCATTAACTTATGGAGTTGGTTCAGGAATTGGATGGTTTTTAGCAATTTTAGCTATTGCAGCTATTCGTGAAAAAATCAGATATTCATCAGTGCCACCAGCATTAAGAGGATTAGGAATCACTTTTATTGTTACTGGTTTAATGGGAATAGGATTTTTAAGTTTTGGAGGTATGTTAACAGGAGGTGAAGAAGAAGCTAAAGCTGAAGAAGCTCCTAAAGCAGAAATCAAAATAGAAAAGAAAGAAGAAGCAAAACAGCAAGCTGAAAAATTAGCTGATAACACTAAAAAAATTATAGAATAA
- a CDS encoding NADH:ubiquinone reductase (Na(+)-transporting) subunit D, which yields MGLLSKKDAVLITDPLLDNNPITIQVLGICSALAITAELKASLVMGIAVLFVLGVGNVVISLMRNIIPSKIRIIVQLIVVAALVIIVDQVLKAFAYELSKTLSVFVGLIITNCIIMGRFEAFALGNGPWRSFLDGIGNALGYAVILIIVGFFRELLGSGTLFGIPVLGDPIEKTGLFSTGYENNGFMLMPPMALIIVGLIIWVQRSRNKALIED from the coding sequence ATGGGACTTTTATCAAAAAAAGACGCAGTATTAATTACAGATCCGTTATTGGATAACAACCCAATTACTATTCAAGTATTAGGTATCTGTTCAGCATTAGCAATTACAGCAGAGCTTAAAGCTTCGTTAGTAATGGGTATAGCAGTACTTTTTGTACTAGGAGTAGGTAATGTGGTAATCTCTTTAATGAGAAACATTATTCCATCAAAAATTAGAATTATTGTACAGTTAATAGTAGTTGCTGCTTTAGTAATTATTGTAGATCAGGTATTAAAAGCTTTTGCTTACGAGTTAAGTAAAACACTTTCGGTATTTGTTGGTTTAATTATTACCAACTGTATTATTATGGGGCGTTTTGAAGCTTTTGCTTTAGGTAACGGGCCATGGAGGTCATTCTTAGATGGAATTGGAAATGCCTTAGGATATGCTGTGATTTTAATTATAGTAGGGTTTTTTAGAGAGTTATTAGGTTCTGGTACTTTGTTTGGAATTCCAGTGCTTGGAGATCCAATTGAAAAAACAGGATTATTTTCAACAGGATATGAAAACAATGGGTTTATGTTAATGCCTCCAATGGCATTAATTATTGTTGGGCTTATTATTTGGGTACAACGTAGTAGAAACAAAGCATTAATTGAAGACTAA
- a CDS encoding Na(+)-translocating NADH-quinone reductase subunit C, with amino-acid sequence MSKRTDSNVYTLLFAIGMVLIVGALLAFTASSLRPMIDANKRIEKQQNILYAMGVNENDDTSVAFVSTDKVVGEFSKYIKKQIVIEGTNVSENAKAYLIDIKKQQTAAKAGKVRKLPLLIGEKDGKTFYIAPIRGKGLWDAIWAYVAMDKNMVIQGAFFDHKGETPGLGANIKQRYFMDDFIGEDLMNNGSFKGITVSKSNNDPKNEDKTDNEVDAIAGATITGDGVAAMIKSELGLYVPYFKTLK; translated from the coding sequence ATGAGTAAGAGAACAGACAGTAATGTATATACACTACTTTTTGCCATTGGTATGGTATTAATAGTAGGTGCGTTGTTAGCTTTTACAGCTTCATCGCTTCGTCCAATGATTGATGCAAACAAACGTATCGAAAAGCAACAAAATATTTTGTATGCGATGGGTGTAAATGAAAATGATGATACAAGTGTAGCATTTGTATCAACTGATAAAGTAGTTGGAGAGTTTTCAAAATATATTAAAAAGCAAATAGTAATTGAAGGAACTAATGTTTCTGAAAATGCTAAAGCATATTTAATTGATATTAAAAAACAACAAACAGCTGCAAAAGCAGGTAAAGTAAGAAAATTACCATTATTAATAGGTGAAAAAGATGGTAAAACATTTTATATAGCACCAATTAGAGGTAAAGGTCTTTGGGATGCAATTTGGGCATATGTTGCTATGGATAAAAATATGGTAATACAAGGTGCTTTTTTTGACCATAAAGGAGAAACACCAGGTTTAGGGGCTAACATTAAGCAACGTTACTTTATGGATGATTTTATTGGAGAAGATTTAATGAACAATGGTTCTTTTAAAGGAATTACTGTTTCTAAATCAAATAATGATCCGAAGAACGAAGATAAAACAGATAACGAGGTAGATGCAATTGCAGGAGCAACAATTACTGGAGACGGTGTTGCGGCAATGATTAAATCTGAATTAGGTTTATACGTGCCTTACTTTAAAACATTGAAATAA
- a CDS encoding NADH:ubiquinone reductase (Na(+)-transporting) subunit B — MGLKQNLHNLKEKYKGTKMAPAFNAIHTFLYLPNETTHGGTHIKAADDLKRTMNIVIMALVPCLIFGMFNAGYQHNAAINGFTEGMSFFSGDFWNMDNFLIGLVKILPLVIVSYVVGLVVEFIFAVIKGHEVEEGYLVTGMLVPLIVPIDLPLWMLSVAVVFGVVIGKEVFGGTGMNILNPALTIRAFLFFAYPTWMSGDKVWVADARELAGTADAISGETILGSLAQSQPLTHSVSDMFFGFIPGSVGETSTFLILLGALFLIFTKIGSWRIMLSAVIGALVMGFIFNQVVGLGWIGETSKFYGLMSLDFWKHLLIGGFAFGAVYMATDPVSASQTNKGKWIYGFLIGFISIMIRVFNPAYPEGVMLAILLMNVFAPTIDHYVVQGNIKRRLKRTKVKTA; from the coding sequence ATGGGCTTAAAACAAAACTTACATAATTTAAAAGAAAAATATAAAGGAACTAAAATGGCTCCTGCGTTTAACGCAATCCATACTTTTTTATATTTGCCAAATGAGACAACTCACGGAGGAACTCATATTAAGGCCGCTGATGATTTAAAGCGTACAATGAACATAGTTATTATGGCATTAGTACCTTGTTTAATCTTCGGAATGTTCAATGCGGGTTATCAACATAACGCTGCAATCAATGGATTTACAGAAGGAATGTCTTTCTTTAGTGGAGATTTCTGGAATATGGATAATTTCTTAATCGGTTTAGTAAAAATTTTACCGTTAGTAATTGTATCATATGTAGTAGGATTAGTAGTAGAATTTATTTTTGCTGTAATTAAAGGGCATGAAGTAGAAGAAGGGTACTTAGTTACAGGAATGTTAGTTCCTTTAATTGTACCAATTGATTTACCTTTATGGATGTTATCTGTAGCCGTAGTATTTGGTGTGGTTATAGGTAAAGAAGTATTTGGTGGTACAGGAATGAATATTTTAAATCCTGCATTAACAATACGTGCATTTTTATTCTTCGCATATCCAACTTGGATGTCAGGAGATAAAGTATGGGTAGCTGATGCTAGAGAATTAGCTGGAACTGCAGATGCAATTTCAGGTGAAACTATTTTAGGTAGTTTAGCACAATCGCAACCATTAACACATTCTGTTTCTGATATGTTCTTCGGATTTATTCCTGGTTCAGTAGGAGAAACATCTACATTTTTAATTTTATTAGGAGCTTTATTTTTAATCTTTACAAAGATTGGAAGCTGGAGAATTATGTTATCTGCAGTAATTGGAGCTTTAGTAATGGGATTCATTTTTAATCAAGTAGTTGGTTTAGGATGGATTGGTGAAACAAGTAAGTTTTACGGATTAATGAGTTTAGATTTCTGGAAACATTTATTAATTGGAGGTTTTGCATTTGGAGCTGTATATATGGCTACTGACCCTGTGTCTGCATCACAAACAAATAAAGGTAAGTGGATATATGGTTTCTTAATTGGTTTTATATCAATAATGATACGTGTATTTAACCCTGCATATCCAGAAGGAGTAATGTTAGCTATTTTATTAATGAACGTTTTTGCTCCAACAATTGACCATTATGTGGTTCAAGGAAATATAAAGAGAAGATTAAAACGTACTAAAGTTAAAACTGCCTAA
- a CDS encoding Na(+)-translocating NADH-quinone reductase subunit A: protein MSKDIRIKKGLDIKLVGDAEQITTELPLGGVFAIQPDDFHGVIPKILAKVGTEVKAGQALFYSKSDERILFPSPVSGKVSEIVRGARRKVLAIKITADAQQQYKDFGKKDVDAMSGEEVKNHLFASGCWPFVKQRPYDVVADPSQAPKSIFVSAYASAPLAADYDYALKGKEAELQAALTALTKLTTGKVHVSVAKSSTSSPLKGMKGVELHNVSGPHPVGNVSTQIAQIDPISKGEVVWVVTPQDLVVIGELLLTGKFNAKRTIALAGSKFAKPQYVSAIAGSNIGALVKGNLEADNARVISGNVLSGLQVNEEGFLGYYENIVTAIPEGNDYEFFGWNKPVFNKVSTSRAFTFSWLNPKKKYDLNTNTNGEHRAFVVTGSYEEVFPLDIYPMQLLKACKYQDLDEMEGLGAYEIAPEDFALTEFICVSKQPHQKIIREGLDLMREELG from the coding sequence ATGTCAAAAGACATCCGTATTAAGAAAGGCTTGGACATCAAGCTCGTTGGCGATGCAGAGCAAATAACTACCGAACTTCCGTTAGGTGGCGTGTTTGCAATTCAGCCAGATGATTTTCACGGCGTTATTCCAAAAATTTTAGCAAAAGTAGGTACCGAAGTAAAAGCGGGTCAAGCACTTTTTTATTCAAAAAGTGATGAGCGTATTTTATTTCCAAGCCCTGTTAGTGGTAAAGTTTCAGAAATCGTTCGTGGAGCCAGAAGAAAAGTTTTAGCAATTAAAATCACTGCTGATGCACAGCAGCAATACAAAGATTTTGGAAAAAAAGATGTTGATGCAATGTCTGGCGAAGAGGTGAAAAATCACTTATTTGCTTCAGGTTGTTGGCCATTTGTAAAACAGCGTCCGTATGACGTAGTTGCAGACCCAAGCCAAGCACCAAAATCAATTTTTGTATCTGCTTACGCAAGTGCACCTTTAGCAGCCGATTATGATTACGCCTTAAAAGGTAAAGAAGCTGAATTACAAGCCGCATTAACTGCATTAACAAAATTAACAACAGGTAAAGTACATGTTTCTGTTGCAAAAAGCTCAACATCATCACCATTAAAAGGGATGAAAGGAGTTGAATTGCATAATGTATCAGGACCACACCCTGTTGGTAATGTGAGTACACAAATTGCACAAATAGACCCTATTAGTAAAGGTGAAGTTGTATGGGTTGTTACTCCTCAAGATTTAGTAGTTATTGGTGAGTTATTATTAACTGGTAAATTTAACGCAAAGCGTACTATTGCTTTAGCAGGGTCTAAATTTGCAAAGCCACAATATGTATCAGCAATAGCTGGAAGCAATATTGGAGCGCTTGTAAAAGGAAATTTAGAAGCTGATAATGCACGTGTAATTAGCGGAAATGTATTAAGTGGTCTTCAGGTTAATGAAGAAGGATTTTTAGGATACTATGAAAATATAGTAACTGCAATTCCTGAAGGAAATGATTATGAATTTTTTGGATGGAATAAGCCTGTTTTTAACAAGGTTTCTACATCAAGAGCATTTACATTTTCTTGGTTAAATCCGAAGAAAAAATACGACTTAAATACCAATACAAACGGTGAACATAGAGCTTTTGTTGTAACAGGATCATATGAAGAGGTTTTTCCTTTAGATATTTATCCGATGCAATTATTAAAAGCTTGTAAATATCAAGATCTTGACGAAATGGAAGGATTAGGAGCTTACGAAATTGCACCAGAAGATTTCGCATTAACAGAATTTATTTGTGTGTCTAAACAACCTCACCAGAAAATAATTCGTGAAGGATTAGATTTAATGAGAGAAGAATTAGGATAA
- a CDS encoding DUF5103 domain-containing protein: MMKKFLIFVFTALNIVIYAQNIKTIQLRPKNNTNQFSAIVRLGEVLKLSFDDLDADNKEYQYKIEHMTHDWKPSNLTSNQYINGFDENEIINITNSFNTLQPYTHYSVDIPNQNTIITKSGNYLISILDENYDVVFTRKCVFYENITTVGVAVFRSREAKSNNKKQTVQFTINHKNLNINNPNQEINVALFQNHNWNTVRYNIQPKFIKPAQLIYNHTIETNFGGGNEFLNFDTKHLRNTSFSIAKTERKDIYHSYLYTNEERVNKRYTYNPDINGQFIVRTLEANDPNSEADYSMIHFSLAAYEAYQNKDIFIYGAFNNYQLSEENKMKYDAISERYKANIIFKQGFYNYSFATLNNNNIINLNEIDGSFYQTENEYTVIVYYKPFGETYDRIIGLGNGYFNQNK, encoded by the coding sequence ATGATGAAAAAATTCTTAATCTTTGTATTTACTGCATTAAATATAGTAATATATGCTCAAAATATAAAAACAATTCAATTACGCCCAAAAAATAATACAAATCAATTTTCAGCAATTGTACGATTAGGAGAGGTTTTAAAACTATCTTTTGATGATTTAGATGCTGATAATAAAGAATATCAATACAAAATTGAACATATGACACATGATTGGAAACCAAGTAATTTAACTTCCAATCAATATATTAATGGTTTTGATGAAAATGAAATCATCAATATTACCAATTCTTTTAATACACTTCAACCTTACACACATTATAGTGTTGATATTCCTAATCAAAATACAATCATCACCAAAAGCGGAAATTATTTAATTTCTATTTTAGATGAAAATTATGACGTAGTATTTACAAGAAAATGTGTTTTTTATGAGAATATTACAACTGTTGGCGTTGCTGTTTTTAGAAGTAGAGAAGCAAAATCAAATAATAAAAAGCAAACGGTTCAATTTACTATAAATCATAAAAATTTAAATATTAACAATCCGAATCAAGAAATTAATGTTGCGTTATTTCAAAATCATAATTGGAATACGGTTCGCTATAATATTCAACCTAAATTTATAAAACCAGCACAATTAATTTACAACCATACTATTGAAACAAATTTTGGGGGTGGTAATGAATTTTTAAATTTTGATACTAAACATTTACGTAACACTAGTTTTAGTATTGCTAAAACTGAAAGAAAAGATATTTATCACAGTTATTTATATACTAATGAAGAACGAGTAAATAAAAGATACACTTACAATCCTGATATTAACGGACAATTTATAGTAAGAACTTTAGAAGCAAACGACCCCAATTCAGAAGCAGATTATTCTATGATTCATTTTTCATTAGCAGCTTATGAAGCTTATCAAAATAAAGATATTTTTATTTATGGTGCTTTTAATAATTATCAATTATCCGAAGAAAACAAAATGAAATACGATGCTATTTCTGAAAGATACAAAGCTAATATTATATTTAAACAAGGCTTTTATAACTATAGTTTTGCGACATTAAATAACAATAATATAATTAACTTAAATGAAATTGATGGTTCATTTTATCAAACTGAAAACGAATATACTGTTATCGTATATTATAAGCCTTTCGGCGAAACTTACGACCGTATTATCGGACTTGGGAATGGTTACTTTAATCAAAATAAGTAA
- the apaG gene encoding Co2+/Mg2+ efflux protein ApaG, with product MLQQISKGIKIAIETNFNGIINYGGSEYFSFSYYISIENNSTNTVKLLERFWIIMDALKNTEHVSGKGVVGETPILKPNDIFKYRSNCFLVSTTGAMKGNYKMINTQTLEEFIVTIPTFQLTASPSLN from the coding sequence ATGTTACAACAAATAAGCAAGGGTATTAAAATAGCAATTGAAACCAATTTTAATGGTATTATTAACTACGGTGGATCTGAATATTTTTCTTTTAGTTATTATATTTCTATTGAAAATAACTCTACCAATACCGTAAAACTTTTAGAACGCTTTTGGATTATTATGGACGCTCTTAAAAACACAGAACATGTATCAGGTAAAGGTGTAGTTGGTGAAACTCCTATTTTAAAGCCTAACGATATTTTTAAATACCGATCAAACTGTTTTTTAGTATCAACAACAGGTGCTATGAAAGGAAACTACAAAATGATTAATACCCAAACTCTTGAAGAATTTATCGTTACTATTCCTACATTTCAATTAACAGCAAGCCCTTCTTTAAACTAA